From Helicoverpa armigera isolate CAAS_96S chromosome 26, ASM3070526v1, whole genome shotgun sequence, one genomic window encodes:
- the LOC110372650 gene encoding uncharacterized protein LOC110372650, whose amino-acid sequence MKAKAKGARTKNMDKLIAAVQARECLWDKSYRGHRNRFKLERYWNEVAAEVGTTSLNCRKKWKNLKDQCRKEMKKLPAESEWPHFQKLKFIHHQFMTEDEEGDGETTADEVFNSLDESIKRPKLGYTMRKKLLMNKRRTIDVDMNKLIELVRARDIIWNRSLKGHHNWYKLDESWKEIAQELDCTRDEARLKWKYLRDQARKEVRKPMGSDWEYLPKLQFLTNQFNDYEGTEIPEDSYTQDYDADQSGSFFLEQPAEVNVKEDEFDEFDTKPVIMETDFYDDDDDAQKSAITESNEPTKDEDIGFFNSLLPHVKKLLPAKKLMLRMKIQELVYNTVYNET is encoded by the exons ATGAAGGCTAAAGCTAAAGGTGCTCGAACCAAAAATATGGACAAGCTGATAGCGGCTGTCCAGGCAAGGGAATGTTTGTGGGACAAAAGCTACAGAGGCCACAGGAATCGGTTTAAGTTGGAGCGGTATTGGAACGAGGTGGCCGCGGAGGTTGGGACGACGA GTCTCAACTGCCGCAAAAAATGGAAGAATCTCAAAGACCAATGCAGGAAGGAGATGAAGAAACTACCAGCAGAATCCGAATGGCCACACTTCCAGAAGTTGAAGTTCATTCATCACCAATTCATGACTGAGGATGAGGAAGGTGATGGAGAAACGACAGCTGACGAAGTATTTAATTCCCTTGATGAATCTATCAAAAGACCTAAACTAGGGTACACGATGAGAAAGAAGCTATTAATGAATAAGAGAAGAACTATTGACGTGGATATGAATAAGCTGATAGAACTAGTGAGAGCTAGGGATATTATTTGGAACAGGTCATTGAAAGGACATCATAATTGGTACAAACTTGATGAGAGTTGGAAAGAGATTGCTCAGGAATTGGATTGTACTC GTGACGAAGCGAGATTAAAGTGGAAATACCTGAGAGACCAAGCAAGGAAAGAAGTAAGGAAACCAATGGGATCAGACTGGGAGTATCTACCCAAGCTACAATTCCTCACCAACCAGTTCAATGATTACGAAGGTACAGAAATTCCTGAAGACTCATACACACAGGACTATGACGCTGACCAAAGCGGTAGTTTCTTCTTAGAACAACCAGCAGAAGTAAATGTCAAAGAAGATGAGTTTGACGAATTTGACACAAAACCTGTCATCATGGAGACAGATttctatgatgatgatgatgacgctCAAAAAAGTGCTATTACTGAATCTAATGAGCCAACAAAGGATGAAGATATAGGTTTCTTTAATAGCCTTCTTCCTCATGTGAAGAAATTATTACCAGCCAAAAAGCTGATGCTGAGAATGAAAATTCAGGAGCTAGTTTATAACACAGTTTATAACGAAacttag